CCCTTGACCTCCGCGGGAACCAGCTAGACACCCTGCCTCCGCTGCAGGGTCCGGGCCAGCTGCGCCGGCTGCGGCTGCAGGGGAATCCGCTGTGGTGCGGCTGCCAGGCGCGGCCCCTACTCGAGTGGCTGGCGCGGGCGCGCGTGCGCTCGGACGGCGCGTGCCGGGGGCCGCGGCGCCTGCGGGGCGAAGCTCTGGACGCCCTGCGGCCCTGGGACCTGCGCTGCCCGGGGGACGCGGcgcaggaagaggaagagcaggaggagcGGGCTGGGTCCGGGCCCCGAGCCCCTCCGCGCGACCCTCCGCGCGGCCCCGGGGAGGACCGGGCAGTCGCGCCCTGCCCTCGCGCCTGCGTGTGCGCCCCCGAGTCCCGGCACAGCAGCTGCGAGGGCTGCGGCCTGCAGGCGGTGCCCCGCGGCTTCCCCAACGACACCCTGCTCCTGGACCTGAGGCGGAACCACTTCCCCTTGGTGCCCCGAGCGGCCTTCCCCGGCCTGGGCCACCTGGTGTCGCTGCACCTGCAGCACTGCGGCATCGCGGAGCTGGAGGCGGGCGCCCTGGCGGGGCTGGGCCGCCTGATCTACCTGTACCTCTCGGACAACCAGCTCGCAGGCCTCAGCGCTGCTGCCCTTGCAGGGGTCGCCCGCCTCGGCTACCTGTACCTGGAGCGCAACCGTTTCCTGCAGGTGCCAGGGGCTGCCCTGCGCGCCCtgcccagcctcttctccctGCACCTACAGGACAACGCTGTGGACCGCCTGGCACCTGGGGACCTGGGGGGAACACGGGCCTTGCGCTGGCTCTACCTGAGTGGAAACCGCATCACCGAAGTGCCGCCTGGGGCGCTGGGCCCAGCTCGGGAGCTGGAGAAGCTGCACCTGGACAGGAATCAGCTGCGAGAGGTGCCCACTGGCGCCTTGGAGGGGTtgcctgccctcctggagctgcAGCTCTCGGGCAATCCACTCAGGGCCTTGCATGACGGGGCCTTCCAGCCTGTGAGCAGGTCGCTGCAGCACCTCTTCCTGAACAGCAGTGGCCTGGAGCAGGTGGGCACTGGGCATGCGGTGGGGTTGGTGCGGGAGGCGGCACAAGGCCACAGACAGCGTGCATTCGCTCAATAAGCATTTGCCAGCCCCTTGGTGCCAGGTGTCAGGCTGGGCACGGGGACCCTGAGATGAAACAGTACTGCCTCTGCCAGTGTGAGTGACAGTCCAGGCACAACCCAGGCCACACACGGTGCCTGCACAGGAGGGCATTGCTGGAGCATAGAGGAAGGAGGAATTTGGGACCATGGGGTCATCTACTGTTTGTACATATTGAGAGCCCCCAAGAGGCTTTGCCATTATTGGGTGATGGGGTGGACCATGAACTGGGCACCTGGGTGACTTGGACAGAGCAAGTGCTTTGACATCGGACCAGCCTGGGCTTTGACCCGGCACCGCACTTCCTGTCTGGACCATCTTGGGCTCTCCAGCTTCTCTTCTGCTGAGGGAAGATGGGGCTTCCTTCTAGACTTGGGGGTGGGACAGGTCTGCCAGGAGCTCACACTGGGGCCTGGCAACTCCTGCAGATTTCTCCTGGGGCATTTTCAGGCCTGGGGCCCGGACTCCAGAGCCTGCACCTGCAGAAGAACCAGCTTCgggccctgcctgccctgcccagcctcagCCAGCTGGAGCTCATCGACCTCAGCAGCAATCCCTTCCACTGTGACTGCCAGCTGCTTCCGCTGCACAGGTGGGCACCCCCACCTAGACCTCCAGCCAGAGACCACCCAGCCGCTCTTGGTCAAGCCCCTGTCATCTCCCTGGGCACACTATGTCCATGCCCATCTGAGCAGCTTGGGGGAAAGGGCAGGTCCCACGAGAGCCAGGCATGTATGAGCCCTTTCCAGGGTCAGTTACCCCTTCCTGTGGAGGTTGGGGGTGGACTTCTCTGGGCCTTGATTTCATCATCCGTAAAGTAGGAATGGTATTTGCTCTGCCTAGCAGTCTGGGACCTAATACGCAGGCGAGGCCACTTTACATAATTACATAAGAAAGTcagcggggcgcggtggctcaagcctgtaatcccagcactttgggaggccgagacgggcggatcacgaggtcaggagatcgagaccatcctggctaacagggtgaaaccccgtctctattaagaaatacaaaaaactagccgggcgaggtggcgggcgcctgtagtcccagctactcgggaggctgaggccggagaatggcgtgaacccgggaggcggagcttgcagtgagctgagatccggccactgcactccagcctgggcgacagagcgagactccgtctcaaaaaNNNNNNNNNNNNNNNNNNNNNNNNNNNNNNNNNNNNNNNNNNNNNNNNNNNNNNNNNNNNNNNNNNNNNNNNNNNNNNNNNNNNNNNNNggtccaagaaaaaaaaaaaaaaaaaaaaaaaaaaaaaaagaaagtcacaaggccgggcgcggtggctcaagcctgtaatcccagcactttgggaggccgagacaggcagatcacgaggtcaggagatcgagaccatcctggccaacatggtgaaaccccgtctctactaaaaaatacaaaaaattagctgggcgtggcggcgggcgcctgtagtcccagctactcgggaggctgaggcaggagaatggcgtaaacccgggaggtggagcttgcagtgagctgagatccggccactgcactcgggcctgggcgacagagcgagactctgtctcaaaaaaaaaaaaaaaaaaaaaaaagtcacaagagGCCAAggatggtggttcacgcctgtaatcccagcactttgggaggccaaggcgggcggatcacctgaggtcaggagtttgagaccagcctggccaacatggtgaaactctgtctctactaaaaatacaaaaattagctgggcatggtagtgggtgcctgtagtcctggctacttgggaggctgaggcaggagaatcgcttgaacctgggaagtagaggtttcagtgagccaagatcgtgctacttcactccagcctgggctacagagtgagactccatctcaaaaaataaaaaaagtcacaaGAGGCGTGGAGTCCTGCAGACCTGGGctccagtcctggctctgccattttaCCAACTAACTCTTCAAGCCCCATAACCTTTCCTGCCCATCTGTAAAAAGGGGGGATGTAGTATCTAACCTCATGATGGTTGTTGTAAGAATGAAATTAGCATACATAAGTTGATTTGAATGGTGTCTGCTATGTTGTAAGCCCTCTAActgtttattattactattattttcccaattttacAAAGAAGGGGTCGGAGGCTTGAAGTGGCCTTGTAGGTCACATAATTGGTGAGCCGCCAAGATTCTCAGCAGAGCCTGCTGTCACCTATAGTCTCCACTGCTCCCAAATTCCTGGTGGCCTCCTTGACCTCCTCAGTAAAGCTGGCAAATGCTTGTTGAGCGAATGCACGCTGCCTGTGGCCTTGTGCTGCCTTCTGCACCAACCCTGCCCCACACCCAGTGCCCACCTGGCTCCAGGCCACTGGAGCAAAGTCAGCACAGCCAGCTCCCTGGCTCTCTCTTCTCTTCAGGTGGCTCACTGGGCTAAACCTGCGGGTGGGGGCCACCTGTGCCACCCCTCCCAGTGCCCGTGGTCAGAGGGTGAAGGCTGCAGCTGCTGTCTTTGAAGCCTGCCCGGGCTGGAGTTCCAGGAAGGCCAAGCGGACACCAGCCTCCAGGTCCAGCACCAGGAAAACCTCCATCAAAGGAAGACAGCGTGGAGCAGATAAGGTTGGCCATGGGGCAGGAGGGGTGAGATCTTGGTGGGTGGTGGGCCAGGTTCCAAAGTCCCCAGGAAGCAGAAGCCTGACTTGGCTTGGTCCTGATTCATGTGGTTCCAGACCTGGGCAATGACCCGGTTGTGTCAGTTCAATAATGTCCATccgaggccgggcatggtggctcacgcctgtaatcctagcacattgggagaccgaggtgggcagatcatgaggtcaagaggtcgagaccaccttggccaacatggtgaaaccccatctctactaaaaaatacaaaaattagccgggtgtggtggtgcatgcctgtagtcccagctacttgggaggctgaggcaggagaatcgcttgaacccgggagacagagattgcagtgagcggagatcatgccagtgcactccagcctggggacagagtgagactccatcttaataataataataataataataataataatgtccatcgtcccattctccccttctccctgatCCCACTTCTGGGCTAGACCCAGGATGGGTTTGCAAGGAAATGGCCATTTGCTCCTGTTGTGAGACAGTGGCCTTTCCTATAAGCCACAGTGTGGTGGTCCAGATGTATCCCTAAAATCAGTCCTGCTGTTTCCATATTTGCTGGATCACTGTTAACCATGTCCCAGCCTGACCTAAGGGGCCTCCTTCATTCCAGGATCGCAGGGATGGGAAGAGCAGAAGTGCAGGTGCATCACTGGCTCTGCCTCCCACCACCTGTCAGCTATAGGTTGGACCCCACTTGATATTACATTCACCATCCTGACATATCCAGTCCCAATGTGGCCCCTCAGTTGTGGCAAACTCACAGCATATCGGAGAAGGGTGCAAAAGATACGGGCAGCCCCGCATGTGGGAACCAGTGCCTGTAAGGCCATGGGGGTGTGCAAAGGGGAGAGGCAGTCCTTCGAGGGAAGGAGAATAGAGTGAGGCctgggaaggtggggagagggcTCTGTCTCCCCTGGACCTGCATTTTGAACATCTGGGATTCCTGGGGCCATTAGCTGGTGTTCGTATTCATCCCCTACAACTGCCACAACAAAAACACTAGGAGCTGGGTGGCTTAGAACAGCAGAGCTTCTGTGGGCTAGGGGTCAGCCGTCGAGGTGTTGGCAGGGGCGTGCTCTCTGGAACCGGTAGTGGAAGGGTCCccccttgcctcttccagcttctggtggccccAGATGCCCCCTGACCTGTGATAGCATCAtccccatctctgtctccacCTTCACGTGATGTTGTGCGTCATCATCTTCCCTCTATAATCTGTCTCTGCCCAGATTCCtcacccctgcttttttttttctgagatggagtttcgctcttcttgcccaggctggatggaatgcaatggcagtctcagctcactgcaacctctacctcctgggttcaagcaattctcctgcctcagcctcccaggtagctgggattacaggcacgcgccaccacacctggctaacttttgtatttttagtagaaaaggggttttaccatgttggtcaggctggtcttgaactcctgacctcagttgatccacctgcctcagcctcccaaagtgctgggtgtgagccactgtgcccagccaaatttccctttttataaggataaCAGTCTGTTAGATTAGGGCCCAACCTAAtgacatcattttaattttttttttttttttttttgagacggagtctggctctgtcgcccgggctggagtgcagtggccggatctcagctcactgcaagctccacctcccgggtttacgccattctcctgcctcagcctcccgagtagctgggactacaggcgcccgccacctcgcccagctagttttttgtattttttagtagagacggggtttcaccgtgttagccaggatggtctcgatcttctgacctcgtgatccgcccgtctcggcctcccaaagtgctaggattacaggcttgagccaccgcgcccggcccattttaatttcattacttCTGTAAGGAAtctatttccaagtaaggtcatactctgaggtactggggttagGGCTCCAACCTTTTGGGATGGGCACAAGTCAGTCCATAAAGTGTTCCTGATTTCTGGCTGGGACACGGGAAGGAACCCCTGAAAAGACCCCAAGCTGAAGGTGAGCAAGTTCTGCCTTAGAAGCCAGACCCGGAACTAGAATTGATGAGCAGTACTAATCTCAGTTGGCAGTCACGTGCACAAGCACGGTAGCGGCAGCGGTGCTTTCTCCCTGCGTCAGCCCCGGA
This genomic interval from Theropithecus gelada isolate Dixy chromosome 10, Tgel_1.0, whole genome shotgun sequence contains the following:
- the CHADL gene encoding chondroadherin-like protein isoform X1; translated protein: MEGPWSSTHVSLVLPLLVLLLLGPARQAAAQRCPQACICDNSRRHVACRHQNLTEVPDAIPELTQRLNLQGNLLKVLPAAAFQGLPHLTHLDLRHCQVELVAEGAFRGLGRLLLLNLASNHLRELPQEALDGLGSLRRLELEGNALEELRPGTFGALGALATLNLAHNALVYLPAMAFQGLLRVRWLRLSHNALSVLAPEALAGLPALRRLSLHHNELQALPGPALSQARGLARLELGHNPLTYAGEEDGLALPGLRELLLDGGALQALGPRAFAHCPRLHTLDLRGNQLDTLPPLQGPGQLRRLRLQGNPLWCGCQARPLLEWLARARVRSDGACRGPRRLRGEALDALRPWDLRCPGDAAQEEEEQEERAGSGPRAPPRDPPRGPGEDRAVAPCPRACVCAPESRHSSCEGCGLQAVPRGFPNDTLLLDLRRNHFPLVPRAAFPGLGHLVSLHLQHCGIAELEAGALAGLGRLIYLYLSDNQLAGLSAAALAGVARLGYLYLERNRFLQVPGAALRALPSLFSLHLQDNAVDRLAPGDLGGTRALRWLYLSGNRITEVPPGALGPARELEKLHLDRNQLREVPTGALEGLPALLELQLSGNPLRALHDGAFQPVSRSLQHLFLNSSGLEQISPGAFSGLGPGLQSLHLQKNQLRALPALPSLSQLELIDLSSNPFHCDCQLLPLHRWLTGLNLRVGATCATPPSARGQRVKAAAAVFEACPGWSSRKAKRTPASRSSTRKTSIKGRQRGADKVGKERGRL
- the CHADL gene encoding chondroadherin-like protein isoform X2, producing the protein MEGPWSSTHVSLVLPLLVLLLLGPARQAAAQRCPQACICDNSRRHVACRHQNLTEVPDAIPELTQRLNLQGNLLKVLPAAAFQGLPHLTHLDLRHCQVELVAEGAFRGLGRLLLLNLASNHLRELPQEALDGLGSLRRLELEGNALEELRPGTFGALGALATLNLAHNALVYLPAMAFQGLLRVRWLRLSHNALSVLAPEALAGLPALRRLSLHHNELQALPGPALSQARGLARLELGHNPLTYAGEEDGLALPGLRELLLDGGALQALGPRAFAHCPRLHTLDLRGNQLDTLPPLQGPGQLRRLRLQGNPLWCGCQARPLLEWLARARVRSDGACRGPRRLRGEALDALRPWDLRCPGDAAQEEEEQEERAGSGPRAPPRDPPRGPGEDRAVAPCPRACVCAPESRHSSCEGCGLQAVPRGFPNDTLLLDLRRNHFPLVPRAAFPGLGHLVSLHLQHCGIAELEAGALAGLGRLIYLYLSDNQLAGLSAAALAGVARLGYLYLERNRFLQVPGAALRALPSLFSLHLQDNAVDRLAPGDLGGTRALRWLYLSGNRITEVPPGALGPARELEKLHLDRNQLREVPTGALEGLPALLELQLSGNPLRALHDGAFQPVSRSLQHLFLNSSGLEQISPGAFSGLGPGLQSLHLQKNQLRALPALPSPAPGKPPSKEDSVEQIRWGRRGVVSEHGAGWSCLDPARWLLLSPGTGSDEIFLAP